Proteins encoded by one window of Drosophila melanogaster chromosome X:
- the CG46510 gene encoding uncharacterized protein, which produces MKEIKRNSKPKRKPTRMEVEEIETSDKPQPEDGESANGEANPSDEGDEMELASFQAACSSSDPAKKIKKGIIYISNIPKHMTLTRLREILGEYGGIGRAFLRSQSSKHHNILFAEGWVEFKSKHVAKQLVLLLNNKQISTRNNSPFYYSLWSMEYLPRFKWARLAELMNFVQVTNSQNHLEFLKKKAKEAKEVKKAMKVLADRLLELALDSNI; this is translated from the exons atgaaggaaataaaaaggaattcAAAGCCAAAACGCAAGCCCACTCGCATGGAAGTGGAGGAGATTGAGACCTCGGATAAACCACAGCCAGAGGATGGTGAGTCTGCGAATGGGGAGGCAAATCCCTCGGATGAAGGCGATGAAATGGAGCTGGCCAGCTTCCAAGCCGCCTGCAGTTCCTCGGATCCCGCGAAGAAAATCAAGAAGGGCATCATCTACATATCCAACATACCCAAGCACATGACCTTGACCCGCCTGCGGGAAATCTTGGGCGAGTACGGCGGCATCGGCAGAGCTTTCCTGCGGTCGCAGTCAA GTAAGCATCATAATATCCTCTTCGCCGAGGGTTGGGTGGAATTCAAGTCGAAACATGTGGCCAAACAGCTCGTTCTACTGCTGAACAATAAGCAGATATCCACGCGCAATAATTCCCCATTCTATTACTCACTGTGGAGCATGGAGTACCTGCCGCGCTTCAAGTGGGCCCGTCTAGCCGAGCTCATGAACTTCGTGCAGGTCACCAACTCCCAGAACCATCTCGAGTTCCTCAAGAAGAAGGCGAAGGAGGCCAAGGAAGTCAAGAAAGCCATGAAGGTTCTGGCTGACAGACTTCTTGAGTTAGCGCTAGACTCTAACATCTAA
- the CG46511 gene encoding uncharacterized protein, whose translation MKEIKRKSKPKRKPTRMEVEEIETSDKPQPEDGESANGEANPSDEGDEMELASFQAACSSSDPAKKIKKGIIYISNIPKHMTLTRLREILGEYGGIGRAFLRSQSSKHHNILFAEGWVEFKSKHVAKQLVLLLNNKQISTRNNSPFYYSLWSMEYLPRFKWARLAELMNFVQVTNSQNHLEFLKKKAKEAKEVKKAMKVLADRLLELALDSNI comes from the exons atgaaggaaataaaaaggaaatcaaagccaaaacgcAAGCCCACTCGCATGGAAGTGGAGGAGATTGAGACCTCGGATAAACCACAGCCAGAGGATGGTGAGTCTGCGAATGGGGAGGCAAATCCCTCGGATGAAGGCGATGAAATGGAGCTGGCCAGCTTCCAAGCCGCCTGCAGTTCCTCGGATCCCGCGAAGAAAATCAAGAAAGGCATCATCTACATATCCAACATACCCAAGCACATGACCTTGACCCGCCTGCGGGAAATCTTGGGCGAGTACGGCGGCATCGGCAGAGCTTTCCTGCGGTCGCAGTCAA GTAAGCATCATAATATCCTCTTCGCCGAGGGTTGGGTGGAATTCAAGTCGAAACATGTGGCCAAACAGCTCGTTCTACTGCTGAACAATAAGCAGATATCCACGCGCAATAATTCCCCATTCTATTACTCACTGTGGAGCATGGAGTACCTGCCGCGCTTCAAGTGGGCCCGTCTAGCCGAGCTCATGAACTTCGTGCAGGTCACCAACTCCCAGAACCATCTCGAGTTCCTCAAGAAGAAGGCGAAGGAGGCCAAGGAAGTCAAGAAAGCCATGAAGGTTCTGGCTGACAGACTTCTTGAGTTAGCGCTAGACTCTAACATCTAA
- the CG46512 gene encoding uncharacterized protein: MKEIKRKAKPKRKLTRMEVEEIETSDKPQPEDGESANGEANPSDEGDEMELASFKAACSSSDPAKKIKKGIIYISNIPKHMTLTRLREILGEYGGIGRAFLRSQSSKHHNILFAEGWVEFKSKHVAKQLVLLLNNKQISTRNNSPFYYSLWSMEYLPRFKWARLAELMNFVQVTNSQNHLEFLKKKAKEAKEVKKAMKVLADRLLELALDSNI; the protein is encoded by the exons atgaaggaaataaaaaggaaagcaAAGCCAAAACGCAAGCTCACTCGCATGGAAGTGGAGGAGATTGAGACCTCGGATAAACCACAGCCAGAGGATGGTGAGTCTGCGAATGGGGAGGCAAATCCCTCGGATGAAGGCGATGAAATGGAGCTGGCCAGCTTCAAAGCCGCCTGCAGTTCCTCGGATCCCGCGAAGAAAATCAAGAAGGGCATCATCTACATATCCAACATACCCAAGCACATGACCTTGACCCGCCTGCGGGAAATCTTGGGCGAGTACGGCGGCATCGGCAGAGCTTTCCTGCGGTCGCAGTCAA GTAAGCATCATAATATCCTCTTCGCCGAGGGTTGGGTGGAATTCAAGTCGAAACATGTGGCCAAACAGCTCGTTCTACTGCTGAACAATAAGCAGATATCCACGCGCAATAATTCCCCATTCTATTACTCACTGTGGAGCATGGAGTACCTGCCGCGCTTCAAGTGGGCCCGTCTAGCCGAGCTCATGAACTTCGTGCAGGTCACCAACTCCCAGAACCATCTCGAGTTCCTCAAGAAGAAGGCGAAGGAGGCCAAGGAAGTCAAGAAAGCCATGAAGGTTCTGGCTGACAGACTTCTTGAGTTAGCGCTAGACTCTAACATCTAA
- the CG46513 gene encoding uncharacterized protein: protein MKEIKRKSKPKRKPTRMEVEEIETSDKPQPEDGESANGEANPSDEGDEMELASFKAACSSSDPAKKIKKGIIYISNIPKHMTLTRLREILGEYGGIGRAFLRSQSSKHHNILFAEGWVEFKSKHVAKQLVLLLNNKQISTRNNSPFYYSLWSMEYLPRFKWARLAELMNFVQVTNSQNHLEFLKKKAKEAKEVKKAMKVLADRLLELALDSNI from the exons atgaaggaaataaaaaggaaatcaaagccaaaacgcAAGCCCACTCGCATGGAAGTGGAGGAGATTGAGACCTCGGATAAACCACAGCCAGAGGATGGTGAGTCTGCGAATGGGGAGGCAAATCCCTCGGATGAAGGCGATGAAATGGAGCTGGCCAGCTTCAAAGCCGCCTGCAGTTCCTCGGATCCCGCGAAGAAAATCAAGAAGGGCATCATCTACATATCCAACATACCCAAGCACATGACCTTGACCCGCCTGCGGGAAATCTTGGGCGAGTACGGCGGCATCGGCAGAGCTTTCCTGCGGTCGCAGTCAA GTAAGCATCATAATATCCTCTTCGCCGAGGGTTGGGTGGAATTCAAGTCGAAACATGTGGCCAAACAGCTCGTTCTACTGCTGAACAATAAGCAGATATCCACGCGCAATAATTCCCCATTCTATTACTCACTGTGGAGCATGGAGTACCTGCCGCGCTTCAAGTGGGCCCGTCTAGCCGAGCTCATGAACTTCGTGCAGGTCACCAACTCCCAGAACCATCTCGAGTTCCTCAAGAAGAAGGCGAAGGAGGCCAAGGAAGTCAAGAAAGCCATGAAGGTTCTGGCTGACAGACTTCTTGAGTTAGCGCTAGACTCTAACATCTAA
- the CG46514 gene encoding uncharacterized protein, which yields MKEIKRKSKPKRKPTRMEVEEIETSDKPQPEDGESANGEANPSDEGDEMELASFKAACSSSDPAKKIKKGIIYISNIPKHMTLTHLREILGEYGGIGRAFLRSQSSKHHNILFAEGWVEFKSKHVAKQLVLLLNNKQISTRNNSPFYYSLWSMEYLPRFKWARLAELMNFVQVTNSQNHLEFLKKKAKEAKEVKKAMKVLADRLLELALDSNI from the exons atgaaggaaataaaaaggaaatcaaagccaaaacgcAAGCCCACTCGCATGGAAGTGGAGGAGATTGAGACCTCGGATAAACCACAGCCAGAGGATGGTGAGTCTGCGAATGGGGAGGCAAATCCCTCGGATGAAGGCGATGAAATGGAGCTGGCCAGCTTCAAAGCCGCCTGCAGTTCCTCGGATCCCGCGAAGAAAATCAAGAAGGGCATCATCTACATATCCAACATACCCAAGCACATGACCTTGACCCACCTGCGGGAAATCTTGGGCGAGTACGGCGGCATCGGCAGAGCTTTCCTGCGGTCGCAGTCAA GTAAGCATCATAATATCCTCTTCGCCGAGGGTTGGGTGGAATTCAAGTCGAAACATGTGGCCAAACAGCTCGTTCTACTGCTGAACAATAAGCAGATATCCACGCGCAATAATTCCCCATTCTATTACTCACTGTGGAGCATGGAGTACCTGCCGCGCTTCAAGTGGGCCCGTCTAGCCGAGCTCATGAACTTCGTGCAGGTCACCAACTCCCAGAACCATCTCGAGTTCCTCAAGAAGAAGGCGAAGGAGGCCAAGGAAGTCAAGAAAGCCATGAAGGTTCTGGCTGACAGACTTCTTGAGTTAGCGCTAGACTCTAACATCTAA